The sequence ACAAATAAAAGTAACACTGGTATAGCTGCATTTTTTAATAATAAAATTGTTTCTAAAATTGGCTTTGGAAAATTTCTATAATTTATACCAAGTAATGACAAGATATATGCAAGTATTATTACATATATGTATGGAAGTTTAAATGTATTTTTTAAACTTATTTTTTTATCAAGAAACATTGGAACAAATATGGACCCCAAGATCATATTAATCACAGAATATATAACACCATATGATAAGGCTTTTTCACCCCAAACGGATAACAAAATGGGGTATCCTAAATACCCCGTATTTATATAAACACTATTTGTGAATAAAAGTGATTTGTTTTCTTTAAATGGCAAAGATATAAAATAGAATATTATAAATAGTATTATTATACCGCTACCATATGTTTTCAGTTGTGATAGTGATGGTGGATAATCGTTGATAAAAGTGAAAGTTAACGTATTTGCCATTATCCAAAGAGAAATCTTTGATAAGATTTTAATGTCAAACGGAAAAATTTTACCAAAGAGGAAGCCAATTAAAATTATAACAAACGGAGGTAAGATATTAAAAAGTATCATTTTTCATTTCTACTCCATATTATTTCGTTTTTGTACTTTATTTCTTTTATTTCTTCAGGATAATTCAATTTATTTCTTTCCAAAATTTCTAAAATCAAATCTATGGGTAATGATGTTTCTACCCAAATTTCTTCAACTGTTACAGTTTCTATTCCACTATTTACAAAGTTACTCAAAACTTTAGAAAGTGCTTTTTCATATCTCTCCCAAGTAATATTGTATTCTTTCAACTTTTTATTTTCCATTTTTTTCATCCTCCTTTAATTTTTCATATGCAGTTTTTGCTGCAAGTTTTTCAGATTCTTTTTTTGAAGTTCCTTTTGCTTTTGAAAATATTTTGCCGTTTATTTTTAGTATCGTAAAGAATTTATTTCCCATTACTGTAGTTTCATATACAGGAAGTTGTTTGAATTTTTCTTGGGTTATCTCTTGAAGTTTTGTTTTGTAGTCAAATATTCTTTTACCCGAAAGAAAAATTTCTATATATTCCTTAAATATATCTGAAAATAGATTTTCTATAGTATATAAGTTTTTCTTTGAATCTAAATATACAGCCGCAATTAAAGATTCAATTACATCAGCTAAGATGGATTTTTTCTCAGAACCTCCACTTCTTTTTTCTCCTTTTCCGAGGATTAAAAATTTTCCTATGTTTAATTTTTTTGCAATTTCGTATAAAATGTCTTCACTTGTAACTGCAGATTTTATTTGAGCCATAGTACCTTCTGATAGATTTTCATAATTTTCATACAAAATTGTACAAACTAATAAGTCAATAACAGAATCCCCCAGAAATTCTAATCTTTCATAAGATTCTTTTCTGTGTTCATTTGCGTATGAAGTATGTGTTAAAGCAGTGAACAAGAGTTCTTTATTTCTAAATTCGTATCCAATGATATTTTCGATTTCTCTTGTTCGAAATTTTCCCATTCTTCCACCCCAACTACATGAATAGTTCTAAGCTTATTATTTTTGGATTCTTTCCAGACTACTTTTATAGGTACTGCAAATTCGGGTTGTAGTTTTCCTTTTTCGATCCAATATTTTGAATTTTCCACCCTGTAAATAGATGGGTTGGCTAAAACTTTCAAAATTAATGGTTTGTTTGCAATTATAACTTCATCAATTACGTCAAGTGCCTCTATTTTTTTTCCAATTTCTTCGATATTGTATACCATGGGTTTAACGTTTATTATGGCTATATTTTTTGAAAGTGGTCCGATAATTTTTACATTTGCAAGTTCTAAATTCTTTGGAACGTTTTCAAGCAAAATCTCATTTGCTAAGTCAACAGCTTTGCCATGGTAATTCATATTTGTCATAATTTTTAATAAATGTTTTAATTTGCATCCTTCTCTTTTAGCGTTTTCTCCAATCCTTTCAAGTTTGAATGAATAATAATTAAGAATTTCTTTTATTTCTTTTTTATTAAGATTACCAAGTGGTGCGTAAAGTCCGTTGAATAATTTTAAACCAGTTTTTCCCCAACTATCACTTTGATTAGAACCTGTAACGACTAGTATGTCTTTTGCATAGTTTTTTACCGTATTCATTTTTACTGACTTTGTACACATATTACAGGATGGACCATTTTTCCAAATTTCTTTTTGATATAGGGATTCTAAAAATGTTAACTTTAATCCCATTTTATTTGCCGCTTTTTTAACAATCTGGATGCTTTTTTTGTAAGTAAATGGTCCATAAACAACATTTACCAATTCCACTTTTTCAGGTCCCAAAGCATCTTTACAAAGAAGAGCTGCAACTGTACTGTCAAGTCCTCCTGAAAAAGCTACAATTACTTTGTTATTACCCACAGTTTTTCTAATTTCATCTATTATGTTTTTTATTTTTTTATTTAAAATACTAATCATTTATCCCTCCTTTTTCCAATTCATGAATACTTCTTATTTTTATCCGTTTTTTATTTTTTTCAAGTAGCAAAAAATCAGGAAAAATTTTGATTATTTTGTAGCCTTCGATCTTATCTCCTTTTTTAAACATTAAATTTTTTTTCCATTTGATGTTTAATAGTGGAGAAAATAAAGAGAATAACAGAAAATTCTTGTTGTATTCTTTTATAAATAATTTTAAAAAATCATTTGGGTTGATTTTTTTATTTTTTATGTGATAAATTGAAATCCCATTTTTTGGTACATCATTATTTACGTTTATACCTATACCAATTATAATACATTTTATTTTATTGTTAAATGATATTGCTTCTGTTAGGATTCCAGAAAGTTTTTTGGAATTAACATATATGTCGTTTGGCCATTTGATTTTGGCATTAATATTTAGATTTTTTAGTACATTTAAGATTACTATGGAAGATAATTTTGTATAAAAGTTTGGTTTTTTTAAGTTCCTTTTTACTAATATAGAAAACCAGAGCCCTCCTTCATTTGACACCCAATTTCTTCCGAGTCTACCTCTTCCATTTGTCTGGATTTTTGAAACAACAATAGTTCCATTTTTTAATTTTTTATATGAATTCTTTAGATAGTCATTTGTACTGTTTATTTTTTCAAAATATATAATTTTGTTACCTTTTAGCATTTAAATACCTCCAAATTAATTCTTTATAAAATATAGTAGAAAGTAGGAGATATATTATAACTGCTATGATTATTTGGATTAAAAAATGAAGGTTTTTAAATGGAATAATCCCCAAAGTCATTATAAGGCTATTTAAGAGTATTTTTAAACAATCCTTTATAGGGAATATTTTTATGTATAGTATTAAATACATTGCTCCAATAATTCCAGCAATACTTGTAGCAAATGCTACACCTATTGGCCCCCACTTCATTCCAAAAATTAAATCTAAAATTATATTTGAAAAAGAGACTATTAAAGTTGCGTAAAAGGGAATCTTTGTGTTTTTTATTGCATGAAAGCTTCTGGAAAGAGTCGAATAAATACCATAGAAAGGTAAACCCAAGGAGTATGCAATTAAAACCTTTGAAGTTATTGCTGTATCGTAAGCGGAAAATTGTCCGTGTTGATAAAAGAATTTTATTATCTCAAAAGAAAGGTAGATCAATCCAAATGTTGAAGGAATGGTAAGTACTAGTGTTGATTTTAACGCATCATTTACGTAATTTTTAAAAAGGTGTTTTTCATTTGAGATTTTTGAGAGAACTACTGTGGAAACGGAAACTGCAAATAAACCATACGGAAGCATATAAAACCTAGAAGCGTATTGTAAATAAGAAATGCTTCCTTCACTAAAAAAAGAAGAAACATTCATATCAACAACGGTATTTACTTGAGAAATAGTCATTGTAAAAAAAGTAGGAATAAAATATTTAATAAATTCTGGAAAGTATTTTAATGTAAAATAATATTTATGTGAAAAAAATGATTTTATTAAACTTAAAAACATAAGTATACTACCAAAGAGGAAGCCGAATGTCGGTGCAAGTATTCCATATTTTTTTGATAAGAATATTCCAATGATTATAGCAATATTTGATAGACTTGGAGTAAGAGCCGGCCAGAAAAACTTGTCTTTTGTATTTAAAATTGAGTATAATATTGACCAAAGAAAGATAAAGTAAATGGCCGGTGCTGTTATTAGAAGTAGCTTTTTTGATAATTCTTTTGTTTGGATGGAAGCGCCTGCACCAAATAAATTTATAAAGGCTGCCGGAAATAGATAAGTAAAAAGAAGTAGCAAAAAAATTATAATAGAAAAACCATTTATTATAGAGGATAAAAACATGTCTTTGTTTTCTTTTTCGCTGTACAATGGTACAAAAGCAGAAGACATTGCGCCCTCACCGAATACTTTTCTTAAGAAAAATGGAAACATTATAGCTATAAAATAAGCATCAAGTTGGTAAGAAACACCAAAGTATTTTGCAAAGAGTATGTCTCTAAATAATCCTAATATTCTTGAAAAAAATGTTGCTGTAGAAAATAAAATACTACTAACGAATATTGACATTTTTTCCTCCTTTTATTTTTTCAATAGATATTATAGCATTAATGACAATTTTAATCTATTTATGGTAAAATAAATCTAGAAATAATAAAAATAGGAGGTGTTTGACGTGGTAGTACTTTATTCGGCACTTGTTATGGGAGTTTTAGGATTGGGATTTGGTCTATTTTTGGCGTTTAGTAATGAAAAATTTAAAGTTGAAGTTGATCCAAGAATTGAGTTAATTACAAAAGTATTACCTGGAATAAATTGTGGGGCGTGTGGATATCCAGGCTGTGAAGGATATGCTTCAGCTATTGTAAAAAAAGGTGATGCAATTGATAAATGTCTTCCTGGAAAGAAATCGGGTGTTCAAGAGAAGATAAAGGAAATACTTGAAAAACAATGAAAAAGAATTTAAAAATAGTAGTTTGGCATTTTTCTGGCTATAGGCTAGACGAAATTGAGAGAAAACTAAGTAAAGATGAAGATGGAGAAAAAAATGATTTGTATTTTAAATTAGAAGATTGGCTTTCAAAGACTGAGAATTTTGTAGTGACCTATTTTGATGAATATTACCCGGAAAATTTAAAAAATGTGTGGAATCCTCCTGTTGTTTTATTTGGAAAAGGAAAAAAGTCTTTGTTATTAAAAAGGAGCTTTTCGATTGTTGGGGCGCGTAAAGCAAGTTCATATGGTAGAAAGGTAACATGTGAATTTTCTAAAAAGTTGAGTAATTATTTTGTGATTGTAAGTGGAATGGCAATGGGAATTGACTCGATAGCCCATAATTGTGCAAAGGAAACAATTGCAATTTTAGGAAGTGGTGTGGATGTTTGTTATCCTGAAAAAAATAGAGGAATATACGAAAGGTTAATTCTAGATGGTTGTGTTATAAGTGAATATTTACCGTGGAAAAGTCCAAAAAAGGAGTATTTTAGAGAGAGGAATAGAATCATTGCAGGTATATCTGAAGGGACTTTGATAGTTGAGGGAAAATTAAAGAGTGGAACAATGATTACTGCAAGGTTTGCATTAGAGTTTGGTAAAGATGTTTTCTGTATACCTGGAAATATATACAATGAAAATGCACAAGGTCCAAATTACTTGATAAAAAATGGCGCATTTTTAGCAACAGGACCAGATGACATACTGGATTATTATATTTTAAGGGGTGTACTGTATGATAATTGTTGAAAAAGTAGATGAAATGAAAAAAATATCGAGAAGTTTAAATGGAAAATCCATAGGTTTTGTTCCAACGATGGGTTATTTACACGAAGGACATCTTTCATTAGTTAGAGCTGCAAGAAAGGAAAATGATGTAGTTGTAGTGAGTATATTTGTAAATCCGACACAATTTGGTCCAAATGAAGATTACGATAATTATCCTAGAAATTTAGAAAGAGATTTGAAACTTTTGGAAAGTGAAAGTGTTGAGTATGTGTTTATTCCTACAAATGAAGAAATGTATGAAAAAGACTTTTCAACATATGTTGAAGAAGTTTCTTTATCTAAATTTTTATGTGGCGCAAAAAGACCAGGTCATTTTAGAGGTGTTTGTACGGTAGTTACAAAATTATTCAACATAGTAAGACCTACGCGTGCATACTTTGGTCAAAAAGATGCTCAACAGTTTCGAGTATTAAGGAGAATGGTAAGGGATTTAAATTTTGATGTTGAATTGAAGGAGATGCCAATTGTTAGGGAAAAAGATGGACTTGCCATGTCTTCAAGGAATATCTATTTGACCAAAGAGGAGAGAAAAGAAGCTACAAGGCTTTATAAATCATTGTTAAAAGCTAAAGATCTTGTTAAATCAGGTGTGGTAGATGTAAAAATAATAAGAGATGAGATGAGAAAAATTCTTGAGCATCCACTTTTGAAAATTGATTATATTGAAATAGTTGATGAGGAAAACCTTATGCCAGTTGAAATAATTGACAGAAAAGTTGTCATTGCCATTGCAGTATTTGTTGGAAAAGCAAGATTAATTGATAATATAATCATTGGAGGGTAAATGGATGATTTACAAAGTGATATATGGAAATCCGGATGTAAGTAGCGAAGCGGTTGTAAATGAAAAAAAGGTAAAGTTAGTGGATCAAGAGTATTTAAAAAACGTGATTTTTGATGAATGTCTTTTAAAAAAAGAAAAAGAATATTTGATATTAAGAATAAAGTTAAAGGAAAAAAGAGGTTTTTATTTTGGCTTTGGCGATAAAGTTGGGCCTTTAAATAGAAAAGGAAGAAGATATATTTTTTGGAATACGGATGATTTTATTCATCATCCCGGAGCAGAACCTTTGTATAAGAGTTTTCCATTTTTTATTTACATCTCAAAGAACATGAAATTTGGAATATTTACAGATTATCCTGGTTATATGGAGATTGATCTAGATAGTGAAGGTAAAGGGGAAATAGAATTTAAAGTTAGAGGAGAGGGCTTTAATCAATATATTATTTTAGAAGAAAAGGTAAAGAAGATCTTAAAGCAATATCTATATTTAACCGGTAAAAATGTGGCCTTTCCATTTTGGAGTTTGGGATATCAACAAAGTAGATGGAGTTATTCTTCTCAAAGTGAAGTTTTGCAAATTGCAAAGAAATTTAGAGATAAAAACATACCATGTGATGTTATTTGGCTTGATATCGATTATATGGAAGGGTATAAGGTTTTTACTTGGAATAAAGAAAATTTTTCCAATTACAAGTTAATGTTAGAGAAACTTCATAATATGGGGTTTAAAGTTTCGGCAATTTTGGATCCGGGAGTTAAAGTAGAAAAGAATTATGAAGTGTTTGAAGAAGCCAAGGATAGATATTTTTTGAAAGATACTTCAGGGAAAGATTTTGAAGGAGCAGTTTGGCCTGGACGTGTTAGGTTTCCAGATTTTTGTGAAAATAAAGTTAGAAAATGGTGGGCAAGAAAAGTTAATAAGCTTTTGGAAGATGGAATAGATGGATTTTGGAATGATATGAATGAGATTGCAATTTTTGCAAGTGAAAAAGATATAGAAGATGCAAAAGAAAAATTGAAAAATATGAAATTAGAGGATGGAATAAAGGTTGCAAGTGTAATTGGAGAAATTGGAGAGATAAAAAAAAGGGGAAGAGGAGATGAGATAGTACATCTTTCGGGAAAGAAACACTATAAGTTGAAAAATGTTTATGGTTTTAATATGATTCGTGCAACATTTGGAGGTTTTCCAAAGAACAAAAGAAAGTTGATAATTACAAGATCAGCGTATTCGGGAGTCCAAAGATATGGAGGAGTGTGGACTGGGGATAACCATAGTTGGTGGGAGCATATACTTTTAGAAATTCAAAGAATAAACTCTTTGTCGATGGTTGGCGTTTTTAACTCTGGATTTGATGTTGGAGGATTCGGGGGTAATGTTGAACCAGAGTTAATAGTTAGGTTTATGCAGTTAGGAGTCTTTATGCCTTTGTTTAGGAATCATTCAGCTATTGAGACTAGGAGGCAAGAACCTTGGAGTTTTGATACAGAATATGAGGAATTATTAAAAGATGTGATAGTTTATAGGTATAAACTAATCCCCTATTTATACACATCCTATATGTTAGGGATATTAGAAGATAAACCACTTATTGCCCCAATTTTTTATTATTTTGAAAACGATGAACAATCTTACCAGGTTTTTGATCAGTTTATGGTTGGAAAAAGCTTATTAGTTGCGCCTGTGTATAATCCTGGTGTGACAAAAAGAATGGTTTATTTGCCTAAGAGAGCTTTAAATTTCAACAATAAAATTTTTGTAAGAAAAGGTTGGAATCTTGTGGATGCTCCTTTAAGCAAGATTCCGCATTTTATATTGGATGGTTCTATTGTATTTATGCAAGATGAGGTACAATACTTGAAAAATTCATATAACGATGTATTAACTGCGCATGTAGTAGCTTATAATGATAAAGCTGTTGGATATTTGTATGAAGATGATGGTGAAAGTTATAATTACAAAAAAGGATTATATAACTTATACAAAGTAGTCTACGATAAAGGAAATGTACAGTTTTTAACTAAAAGAAATGGTTTTTTGCATAGGAAACGGAAAATTAAATTTAAAATTTACAGAAAGTTTGGTCTGGATGAGTTTGAGTTAGAATTTTAGGAGGTGTTTTGATGAAAGATTTTAAAGAATGGAGTAAGGAGTTATTTGGAAGAAAATTAACAGTTCAATATGGAAAAGTTGCTAAACAATCTTCAGGTTCAGCATGGGTTCAATTTGGAGATAGTGTGGTATTAGCTACTGCAAATATTTCAGATAGAGTGATAGAAGGAGTTGATTTTGTCCCGTTAACCGTTGAATATCAAGAAAAATTTTACGCCGCCGGAAAAATTCCAGGTGGGTTTATAAAACGTGAGGGTAAACCTTCTGAATCTGCAATTTTATCAGCAAGATTGATTGATCGACCAATAAGGCCATTGTTTCCAAAATATCTGAGAAATGATGTGCAGTTAATTGTAACTGTACTATCTGTAGATTCTGATACACCACCGGATGTTACTGGTATAATTGCATCTTCGCTAGCTTTGAATTTTTCAAAGATACCGTTCACTGGTATTGTTGCCGGTGTAAGAGTGGGATATGTTGATGGGAAGTTTATTGTTTTTCCGACCGAAGAACAATTAAAAAATAGTAGGTTAGATATTGTAGTTGCGGGAAGTAAAGATGCGATAACAATGGTGGAGGGAGAAGCAAAGGAGATTTCAGAGGAAGAAATGGTGCAAGCATTGCTTGTTGCACATGATGCAATTAAAGAGATAATATCTTTTGAAGAGGAAATTTTGAAAGATGTTAGCGTTAAAAAGATGGAAATAGAAGAGCCAAAACCAAAAGAAGAACTAATTCAAAAGTTGGAAAGTTTAATTTTAGAGCAAGAATTAAAGGAAAGATTATTAACCAAAGAAAAATTGGAAAGATCCGAAAGATTAAAAGAGTATAAGGAAGAGGTTATTTCAAAAATTTTTGAAGAATTTGATGTTGATGAAGAGGAAAAAGCAACTCAAGAAATGCTTTTAAAAGAATATTTTGATGAGAAAGCAAAAAGTTTGATGAGGAAAATAATAGTTACGGAAGGATTAAGAGCTGATGGAAGAAGCCCAGAAGATATTAGGCCAATTATTTGTGAAGTGGGGATTTTGCCAAGGACTCATGGTTCGGCACTCTTTACAAGGGGAGAAACTCAAAGTTTGGGAATAGTAACACTTGGTGCTCCAATGGAAGAACAAATTGTTGACACTATAATGGAAGAAGGAACAAAACGTTTTATTTTGCATTATAATTTTCCACCATTTTCCGTTGGAGAAGTAAAACCGTTAAGAGGTCCTGGAAGAAGAGAAATAGGTCATGGCCATTTAGCGGAAAGAGCACTAAAAGCTGTGGCACCGGCTGAAGATGATTTTCCATATGTAATACGTGTAGTTTCTGAAATTTTGGAATCAAATGGTTCTTCTTCAATGGCAACTGTATGTTCTGGCTCTTTGGCGCTCATGGATGCTGGAGTTCCGATAAAAACACATGTTGCAGGGGTTGCAATGGGGTTAATCGTAGAGGATGGAGAAGCAGTTGTTTTAACTGATATTCAAGGTTTAGAAGATCATTGGGGAGATATGGATTTTAAAGTTACGGGTACAAAAGATGGTATTACTGCGTTTCAGATGGATTGTAAAATAGCAGGAGTGGGCGAGGAGTTACTTAAAAAAGCTTTAGAACAGGCAAGAATAGCTAGAATGAAGATTTTGGATATAATGTTTAAAACTATTGAAAAACCAAGAGAATCCCTATCACCTTATGCTCCTTTAATTGCTAATATAGAGATAGATCCGATAAAGGTTGGAGAAATAATAGGTCCTGGCGGTAAAGTAATTAAATCTATTGTTAAAGAATTTGGCGTTGAAATATCCATTGATGATACAACTGGAAAAGTTTCAATTTATGGTAAGGATCAAAAGAAAGTTAATGATGCCATTGAATATATAAAAACATTAACTAGAGAAATAAAAGTGGGTGATATTTTTGAGGGTAAGGTTACTAGAATTGAACCTTATGGTTTGTTTGTTGAGTTAATGCCTGGAAAAATAGGACTTGCACATTCTAGTAAATTAGGAAGTGATTCAAAGGAATTTAGAAAAAAATACAAAATAGGAGATCAAATAAAAGTAGTAGTTGTTAATATAGACAATAGTGGAAGAATTCAATTGGGAAAAGCAGAATAGAGGGATGGAAAATTATGGAAAAAATGATTTTAAGAAATGGAATTGAACTATATTTTTATCCTGTAGAAGGTGTTAGATCTGCTACTATTGCATTTAACGTTGGAGTGGGATCTGTGTACGAGCCAGAGGAACTATCTGGCATTTCCCATTTTATTGAGCATTTGTCCTTTAGGGGGACAAAGAAATATAATATGAAAGAATTAAAATTAATGGTTGAAGAAGTTGGTGGCATGTTAAATGCGTGGACAGATAAAGAAAACACAGTATATTATGCCAAAGTCCCTTCTTCTACTTTATTTGATGCATTTGATGCGCTAAAGGAAATAGTTTTTTATCCAAATTTTAAGGATGAAGATTTAGAGTTAGAGAGAAGCATAATTTATCAAGAGTATCTTTCTCACAAAGAGGATCCCATGAGTAATTTGTTTGATTTGATGTATCAAAGGGGATTAAGAGGACCACATTCTAAAACGGTAATCGGCACAGAAGAAACTATTAAAAATATATCGTTAGATGATATTAATAGATTTCATGAAGAATTTTATACACCGTATAATGTTAAAGTAATAATAGTTGGTTATGTAGATAGAAAGGTATTGGATAAAATAGTTAATGAACTTGAAAAAGTGGACGGAAATTTTATTAGAACCGTGAAACACAAAAGTGATATAAATCATGGGATTTTGGAAGGAAAGGTAATGAAGAATGCAAAACAAGTTCACATATTATACGTAACAAAGGGATTTTCACTTGAAGAGCATGAAAGATATCCAATGATAGTTTTGAATACAATATTAAGTAGTGGTATGAGTTCGTATTTTTTTGAGGAAATAAGGGAAAAAGAAGGATTGGTTTATGATATATTTTCTACGAATCTTTCGCAAAAAAATTGGGGAATTTTTAATATTTATGCGGCTGTGTCTCTAGAAAAAGTTGAAAAGTTTGTAAGAAGAATGTTTGAGGTTATAAGGAATTTTAAATTGACTGATGATATGTTCAATTACGGAAAAAAACGGATGATTGGAAAGTTAGAACTTTCAACTGAGAGTACTTCAACTATTACAAATTTGATAATTGAATATTTAGCGAATGATGTTACTCCTGAGCTTCCGATAGATATTATTAAAAGAATTAAGACTATACAAAAAAAGGAAATAGAAGATGTTTTTGAAAAACTTTTCACTCAACGGTGGTCGTTATTTTATGTTTCTCCCAAAAAGTTAAATAATCTAAATTTTAGGGGGGAATTCTTTTGATTATATGGAAAAATATTGAATTAGTTGAACCAGGTGAAATTGTTGGTGAGGATGTTTATGATCCTTCGGGATTTATAATATTGATAAAGGAAGGTTCTGTATTAAAAGAAGGGGATATATATCTTTTAAAAAATCGTGGAGTTAGTATTCTTCCAATTTATGTAGAAGAAGTACTAACCTCTGAGGATATAGAACCAACAATTGATATGGAATTATATGATAACTTATCTAAAGATTTATCCAATACCTTTGAAGAGGTAAAGAGTGGAGAATTAAATGTAAAAAAAGTAGTTAAACACTCAGAGGAAATTATGAAAAAAGTTCTTGAAAAATACAACGAAAAGATTCTTAATTTAATTAGGAAAGATCAAAAACCTTTGGCAAGACATGCTATAAATACCGGTGTAATATCTTCCATTATTGGGATTAGTTTGGGGTTTGATGATGAAACACTGAATAAACTTATAATTTCTGCAATTTTACATGATGTTGCACACGAAAAACCCGTTCGTGATATAATAGAATACTATGATACTCATCCAATAAAAGCAACGGGAATGTTGAGAAAACATTTTAATATGAATGATGATGTTTTGCTTTCAATATTGCATCACCATGAAAGATTTGATGGAAAAGGATATCCGCGAAATTTAAAGGGAACATCCATTCCGGTTTTTGCAAGAATACTTTCAATAGCTGATGCGTACGATACGCTTATTAGTAAAGATTTTCCTGGAAAAGCTTTTTCTCCGTATGAGGCAGTGAAATTTATAATTTCAAATTCTGGAAAAATGTTTGATCCAAATATAGTTTCAAAATTTGTACAATATGTTGGTATATATCCTACTGGAACGGTGGTAGAGTTAAGTAACGGAGAAAGAGGTATTGTAGTGAAAGTTTTATCTGGCCTTATTCCTTTGGTAAAAGCCAATGGTAAGTTACTTGATATAGTAAAGGAGAAGATATATATAAAGAAAGTAATTAATTAGGAGGGAAACCATGAAAAATTTTGATAGATTAACTCCAAAACAAATTGTGAATGAACTAGATAAGTTTATTGTGGGACAAAATGAAGCTAAAAAAGCTGTTGCTATTGCTATAAGAAATAGAATTCGTAGACAAAAATTACCAGATGAATGGAAAAAAGAAATAACTCCTAAAAATATTTTAATG comes from Thermosipho affectus and encodes:
- a CDS encoding M16 family metallopeptidase, producing MEKMILRNGIELYFYPVEGVRSATIAFNVGVGSVYEPEELSGISHFIEHLSFRGTKKYNMKELKLMVEEVGGMLNAWTDKENTVYYAKVPSSTLFDAFDALKEIVFYPNFKDEDLELERSIIYQEYLSHKEDPMSNLFDLMYQRGLRGPHSKTVIGTEETIKNISLDDINRFHEEFYTPYNVKVIIVGYVDRKVLDKIVNELEKVDGNFIRTVKHKSDINHGILEGKVMKNAKQVHILYVTKGFSLEEHERYPMIVLNTILSSGMSSYFFEEIREKEGLVYDIFSTNLSQKNWGIFNIYAAVSLEKVEKFVRRMFEVIRNFKLTDDMFNYGKKRMIGKLELSTESTSTITNLIIEYLANDVTPELPIDIIKRIKTIQKKEIEDVFEKLFTQRWSLFYVSPKKLNNLNFRGEFF
- a CDS encoding TIM-barrel domain-containing protein encodes the protein MIYKVIYGNPDVSSEAVVNEKKVKLVDQEYLKNVIFDECLLKKEKEYLILRIKLKEKRGFYFGFGDKVGPLNRKGRRYIFWNTDDFIHHPGAEPLYKSFPFFIYISKNMKFGIFTDYPGYMEIDLDSEGKGEIEFKVRGEGFNQYIILEEKVKKILKQYLYLTGKNVAFPFWSLGYQQSRWSYSSQSEVLQIAKKFRDKNIPCDVIWLDIDYMEGYKVFTWNKENFSNYKLMLEKLHNMGFKVSAILDPGVKVEKNYEVFEEAKDRYFLKDTSGKDFEGAVWPGRVRFPDFCENKVRKWWARKVNKLLEDGIDGFWNDMNEIAIFASEKDIEDAKEKLKNMKLEDGIKVASVIGEIGEIKKRGRGDEIVHLSGKKHYKLKNVYGFNMIRATFGGFPKNKRKLIITRSAYSGVQRYGGVWTGDNHSWWEHILLEIQRINSLSMVGVFNSGFDVGGFGGNVEPELIVRFMQLGVFMPLFRNHSAIETRRQEPWSFDTEYEELLKDVIVYRYKLIPYLYTSYMLGILEDKPLIAPIFYYFENDEQSYQVFDQFMVGKSLLVAPVYNPGVTKRMVYLPKRALNFNNKIFVRKGWNLVDAPLSKIPHFILDGSIVFMQDEVQYLKNSYNDVLTAHVVAYNDKAVGYLYEDDGESYNYKKGLYNLYKVVYDKGNVQFLTKRNGFLHRKRKIKFKIYRKFGLDEFELEF
- a CDS encoding HD-GYP domain-containing protein, producing the protein MIIWKNIELVEPGEIVGEDVYDPSGFIILIKEGSVLKEGDIYLLKNRGVSILPIYVEEVLTSEDIEPTIDMELYDNLSKDLSNTFEEVKSGELNVKKVVKHSEEIMKKVLEKYNEKILNLIRKDQKPLARHAINTGVISSIIGISLGFDDETLNKLIISAILHDVAHEKPVRDIIEYYDTHPIKATGMLRKHFNMNDDVLLSILHHHERFDGKGYPRNLKGTSIPVFARILSIADAYDTLISKDFPGKAFSPYEAVKFIISNSGKMFDPNIVSKFVQYVGIYPTGTVVELSNGERGIVVKVLSGLIPLVKANGKLLDIVKEKIYIKKVIN
- a CDS encoding polyribonucleotide nucleotidyltransferase, with the protein product MKDFKEWSKELFGRKLTVQYGKVAKQSSGSAWVQFGDSVVLATANISDRVIEGVDFVPLTVEYQEKFYAAGKIPGGFIKREGKPSESAILSARLIDRPIRPLFPKYLRNDVQLIVTVLSVDSDTPPDVTGIIASSLALNFSKIPFTGIVAGVRVGYVDGKFIVFPTEEQLKNSRLDIVVAGSKDAITMVEGEAKEISEEEMVQALLVAHDAIKEIISFEEEILKDVSVKKMEIEEPKPKEELIQKLESLILEQELKERLLTKEKLERSERLKEYKEEVISKIFEEFDVDEEEKATQEMLLKEYFDEKAKSLMRKIIVTEGLRADGRSPEDIRPIICEVGILPRTHGSALFTRGETQSLGIVTLGAPMEEQIVDTIMEEGTKRFILHYNFPPFSVGEVKPLRGPGRREIGHGHLAERALKAVAPAEDDFPYVIRVVSEILESNGSSSMATVCSGSLALMDAGVPIKTHVAGVAMGLIVEDGEAVVLTDIQGLEDHWGDMDFKVTGTKDGITAFQMDCKIAGVGEELLKKALEQARIARMKILDIMFKTIEKPRESLSPYAPLIANIEIDPIKVGEIIGPGGKVIKSIVKEFGVEISIDDTTGKVSIYGKDQKKVNDAIEYIKTLTREIKVGDIFEGKVTRIEPYGLFVELMPGKIGLAHSSKLGSDSKEFRKKYKIGDQIKVVVVNIDNSGRIQLGKAE